A region from the Arachis ipaensis cultivar K30076 chromosome B01, Araip1.1, whole genome shotgun sequence genome encodes:
- the LOC107624958 gene encoding glycine-rich protein 23 — MASTSRVLLLVLLGALVCTIGATRKLGNDKNSFGDEKNFVFHRPGFGGGLGGGGGGGFGGGGGGGLGGGAGGGFGGGAGAGGGAGGGLGGGGGGGFGGGGGGGIGGGSGFGGGAGFGAGGGVGGGAGAGGGGGFGGGGGGGLGGGAGAGGGFGGGAGAGGGFP, encoded by the coding sequence ATGGCCTCTACTTCTAGGGTTCTTCTTCTTGTGCTTCTTGGTGCCCTTGTTTGCACCATTGGTGCAACAAGGAAGCTTGGAAATGACAAGAATTCGtttggtgatgagaagaacttcGTCTTCCATCGTCCAGGGTTTGGTGGTGGTCTTGGAGGAGGAGGTGGAGGTGGTTTTGGAGGCGGTGGAGGAGGAGGCTTAGGCGGCGGCGCAGGAGGCGGCTTTGGAGGGGGTGCAGGTGCTGGTGGTGGAGCTGGAGGAGGCCTTGGTGGCGGCGGTGGTGGAGGGttcggtggtggtggtggaggaggcaTTGGAGGCGGTTCAGGGTTCGGAGGAGGAGCCGGGTTCGGTGCAGGTGGTGGAGTTGGTGGTGGAGCTGGagctggtggtggtggaggattTGGAGGAGGTGGCGGAGGTGGCCTCGGTGGCGGAGCCGGAGCTGGTGGAGGGTTTGGTGGTGGAGCTGGTGCTGGTGGTGGATTTCCATGA